A single window of Aspergillus oryzae RIB40 DNA, chromosome 8 DNA harbors:
- a CDS encoding uncharacterized protein (predicted protein), translated as MPALTREFRTEQDPDINYNQDLPVQNSVCFGNYPLNLDMPTNRAPMPSLIPEFRTEWNDGIDYNQDLPVQDNTPFGHCPLDLEVDPILEFVNLSPQPEPTMDIPGHTPSAEISHSPLQDSPQRSPFKPVEQSRVTASVSTPSSPLEKAKTKVSKRYHKGLEIMYEKGMEETGQTNPDKIAHSIHASYSIIRSDLEIFTENILHTWLEKGLWPQTAPSASDELWDQCTIDMMQLEIEQDPETKAIMRRVAQIRMYYWHEEEKKKIEKSPNFVKADSEKSLHARASDAFFRYYTTIWDKTDDKSRKIAREKFDIEIETGKKWLKISRPGKCACFLALSSIATRGF; from the exons ATGCCTGCCTTGACACGAGAATTTCGTACTGAGCAGGATCCAGATATTAACTACAACCAAGATCTCCCAGTACAGAACAGCGTCTGCTTTGGAAATTATCCACTAAATCTAGACATGCCCACCAACAGAGCGCCAATGCCATCCTTAATACCAGAATTTCGTACTGAGTGGAATGACGGTATTGACTACAACCAAGATCTCCCCGTCCAAGATAATACCCCCTTCGGACATTGTCCACTAGATCTAGAGGTTGATCCGATCTTGGAATTCGTGAATCTGTCACCTCAGCCAGAGCCGACGATGGACATTCCTGGACACACACCTTCTGCCGAAATCAGTCACAGTCCATTACAGGATAGCCCACAGCGTAGCCCGTTCAAACCAGTTGAACAGTCCAGGGTCACTGCATCAGTCTCAACCCCTTCATCACCTCTAGAGAAGGCCAAAACTAAGGTGTCCAAGCGATATCACAAAGGCCTCGAGATCATGTATGagaaaggaatggaagaaacagGCCAAACAAATCCAGATAAGATTGCTCACTCGATACATGCAAGTTATTCTATCATAAGGTCGGATCTGGAGATTTTCACGGAAAATATCTTGCATACGTGGCTTGAAAAGGGGCTTTGGCCACAAACTGCTCCCAGTGCAAGTGACGAGCTTTGGGATCAATGCACGATAGATATGATGCAACTGGAGATCGAACAAGACCCGGAAACAAAGGCTATTATGCGTCGAGTGGCCCAGATACGGATGTATTATTggcatgaagaagagaagaagaagattgagaagtCGCCAAATTTCGTTAAGGCAGACTCGGAAAAAAGCCTCCACGCCAGAGCATCTGATGCTTTCTTTCGGTATTATACTACTATATGGGACAAAACAGATGATAAATCCAGGAAAATTGCTCGTGAAAAATTCGATATAGAGATAGAGACGGGTAAAAAGTGGT TAAAGATTTCTCGTCCAGGGAAGTGCGCGTGCTTTCTAGCTTTATCCTCAATTGCTACCCGAGGGTTCTAG